Genomic window (Nitrosophilus kaiyonis):
TTCCATATGAGCAAGCTAAAAATATGGTTTTATCAAAAATGATTGAAGAAAAAAGAGAAAAAGCTATAAAAGAGTATTTAGCAAAATTAAAAGTAAGTGCAAAGATAAAGGTATTGAGACTACCATGAAATAAGTTGAGTAAGTTGAGTATGGTGAGTGAGAGCTAAGAGTTAAGAGCTAAGAATTTAGTCATAATTATACTTTTAAACTTAATTCTTAACACTTAGCTCTTAACGCTAAATACCGATTACTGCATTCCAACTCACCTTACTCAACTTACTTACTCACTCTACTCAACTAAATACAAAGGAGAAAAATGTTACCAATAATTGCGACAAAAGATGATTTTTCAAAATATGTTGAAGAGATAAAAAGTAGTGAAATTTATAAAGAGCCATTAGGTTTTGGTATAGCAAGGGTTGATAGAGGACAAAAAAACCCAGATAAAATTTTACAGGCAGTCTATCCAGTAATAAACTGGAAAGAAAATTATGGCTCTGCAGCAATATTTTTAAAAGCTCTTGATGAGTGTGGACTTGGTTTTGATAAAAACTCAAGTGAAGCTGTATTTGATGTTACAAGAGATTTTGTTGATAACTGTTTGAATGCATTTGCACCTTTTTTAAGTGAAGCAAAGGGAGATAGTCATAAAAATGTTCAAATAATTAAAATGCTTGATTCTCTAATTGATTATGAATGCGATAAATTTAAAATTGTATTCATTTTTGAAGATGAAGCTCCAAAAACAGTTGAATCTGTTTATCTAAAACTATATGCACTCTCTACAGGTAAAGCACCTCTTAGAGGAGTAAATCTAAATGGAGCTTTTGGAATACTTTCAAATGTGGCTTGGAGCGGCAACACTCCAATTGAGCTTGATTGGCTTAGAGAAAATGAGATTGAACTAAAAATGAATGGTGAATATCCAGTAATTGACTCTGTTGATAAATTTCCAAGATTTTTACAACATATAATTCCTGCAGATAACACAAGAATACTTGATAGCTCTAAAGTAAGATTTGGTGCACAACTTGCTGCTGGAACTACAGTAATGCCAGGAGCTAGCTATATAAATTTCAATGCTGGAACTCTTGGTCCTGTAATGGTTGAAGGAAGAATTAGTTCAAGTGCAGTTGTTGGAAAAGGAAGCGATATTGGAGGCGGAGCAAGTATTTTAGGTGTTCTTAGTGGAACAAG
Coding sequences:
- a CDS encoding tetrahydrodipicolinate N-succinyltransferase N-terminal domain-containing protein codes for the protein MLPIIATKDDFSKYVEEIKSSEIYKEPLGFGIARVDRGQKNPDKILQAVYPVINWKENYGSAAIFLKALDECGLGFDKNSSEAVFDVTRDFVDNCLNAFAPFLSEAKGDSHKNVQIIKMLDSLIDYECDKFKIVFIFEDEAPKTVESVYLKLYALSTGKAPLRGVNLNGAFGILSNVAWSGNTPIELDWLRENEIELKMNGEYPVIDSVDKFPRFLQHIIPADNTRILDSSKVRFGAQLAAGTTVMPGASYINFNAGTLGPVMVEGRISSSAVVGKGSDIGGGASILGVLSGTSGNPISIGENCLLGANSVTGIPLGDGCIVDAGIAVLEGTKFFMSEKSFEEIKEANPEWKAEYKEIFKGRELAGLNGLHFRQDSTTGQMKVFRSNKEVKLNEELH